From a single Cryptococcus deuterogattii R265 chromosome 5, complete sequence genomic region:
- a CDS encoding gamma-aminobutyric acid transporter — protein MTVTAAVLAEICSALPLSGSIYIWASEAAGPKYARLIGYIVAWWACTAWMTFCASVCQTSANYLLSLLTIYDIPFPGADGLSTSNVKFRAVQWALSEGILALCIALNYLPQKWYSWVFKGSMALMAVDFVLNLTWLPVRVHMTYGFRSAKEVFTSQYNGTGAPAGWNWMLCFLVAAASITGFDASGHISEETKSASTKSARGILTSAFFSGLFAFLTIILFLFCIPPLDVWSEFTAQQPFVQVYHLALGRGAVFMACLAVVGLMLNTSIAIVASSRLVFAVARDGVLPLSGWVGKVTDDGRPKNAVTVMTVFGALLLCTILPSTVAFTSLVSAAGTPTIAAYALIAFCRLIFTPNEFKNSKFGLGMWAKPFYVVTFVWNCIVFATYISPFYFPVDASGFNYSVVIFGAVTIFGALSWLLTKPETWLYQGRVQRMKEQAAAEMVDDDRDEQGKV, from the exons ATGACTGTGACTGCTGCCGTCTTGGCCGAGATTTGT TCTGCGCTTCCGCTTTCTGGCTCAATCTATATCTGGGCTTCCGAGGCAGCTGGCCCTAAATATGCTCGAT TGATTGGGTATATTGTCGCCTGGTGGGCTTGTACAGCATGGATGACATTCTGCGCTTCCGTCTGTCAA ACGTCGGCCAACTACCTCCTATCCCTCCTTACAATTTATGACATACCCTTCCCCGGAGCTGACGGACTATCGACCTCCAACGTTAAGTTCCGTGCTGTCCAATGGGCTCTTTCCGAGGGCATTCTCGCCCTCTGCATTGCGCTCAACTACTTGCCTCAGAAATGGTATAGCTGGGTGTTTAAAGGGAGTATGGCGTTGATGGCGGTGGATTTTGTTTTGAATTTGACCTGGTTACCTGTGAGGGTCCACATGACGTACGGATTTAGGAGCGCGAAGGAGGTATTTACTTCGCAGT ATAATGGCACCGGTGCACCGGCAGGATGGAACTGGATGCTTTGTTT CCTCGTCGCAGCAGCTTCCATCACAGGATTCGACGCTTCAGGCCATATCTCTGAAGAAACCAAATCCGCTTCAACCAAATCCGCCCGAGGCATCCTCACttccgccttcttctccggATTATTCGCATTCCTCActatcatccttttcctcttctgtatCCCCCCTCTCGACGTCTGGAGTGAATTCACAGCACAGCAACCGTTTGTTCAGGTGTACCATCTGGCTCTCGGTCGGGGAGCGGTATTCATGGCTTGTTTGGCTGTGGTTGGATTGATGCTCAACACTTCTATCGCGATCGTTGCTTCCTCGAGACTGGTGTTCGCTGTTGCCCGTGATGGTGTTTTGCCTCTTAGCGGATGGGTGGGCAAGGTAACAGACGATGGAAGGCCAAAGAATGCGGTAACGGTTATGACGGTATTTGGGGCATTGCTTTTGTGTACAATCTTGCCTAGTACGGTCGCGTTTACAAGTTTAGTCAGTGCTGCTGGTACTC CTACTATCGCGGCGTATGCGCTCATCGCCTTTTGTCGACTGATCTTCACTCCCAATGAGTTTAAAAACAGCAAATTTGGTTTGGGGATGTGGGCGAAGCCGTTTTACGTGGTGACATTCGTTTGGAATTGTATCGTCTTTGCT ACATACATCTCCCCATTCTATTTTCCAGTTGATGCCAGCGGATTCAACTACTCCGT TGTTATCTTTGGTGCAGTGACCATCTTTGGTGCCTTGTCCTGGCTTTTGACTAAGCCTGAAACGTGGTTGTACCAAGGGAGGGtacagaggatgaaagagcAAGCGGCGGCGGAAATGGTGGACGACGACAGGGATGAACAGGGCAAAGTGTAA
- a CDS encoding nicotinate (nicotinamide) nucleotide adenylyltransferase, giving the protein MASNGFKSPAPVLPAMGLHSFHNDSPPFAGAATSEMPDIPSLSLETQQYTRPALSTNPSARQQGLSRTASNTSQTGSNPQPVPSGPSETQSKAISSLKSIQPPTPPAPTTLDDELSSSRSRRLISGYLFGNPPSPTGACPEISGVTAASHTSTAEESRDPMMSRRFSPTLERARDVDRRMADELDSPPLTEGSQIDPRDALEMDSTPPPPSSESPKPADSDLVSMNEPLSSNIGAGALEGRMKRRKSDRTRKQETGYDALEGRNDGEADLDLSAPQAEGGGSGAYLAGKAEYRFPRHRLRTKMHDESKIPLVIVACGSFSPPTYLHLRMFEMAKDEIVESQTYEIMAGYYSPVSSYYKKSGLAPAPHRVRMCELAVEHTSTWLMVDPWEAGQPEYQRTAIVLDHFDEMLNGGEHGKGGLVMRNGTRRRYKIMLLAGGDLIESFGEPGVWSEPDLHVILGRFGCLIVERAGSDVWAFLLSHDILYHHRRNVVVIKQLIYNDISSTKVRLFVRRGMSIKYLLPNSVIQYIQDNKLYHGSDPKGMIGKH; this is encoded by the exons ATGGCTTCCAACGGATTCAAGTCGCCCGCCCCTGTCCTTCCCGCCATGGGGCTGCACTCTTTCCACAATGACTC GCCACCATTCGCAGGTGCAGCCACTTCTGAAATGCCAGACAtcccctccctctcccttgaAACCCAGCAATATACTCGTCCAGCCCTTTCGACTAACCCTTCGGCGCGCCAACAAGGTCTTTCTCGCACAGCATCGAATACCTCTCAAACCGGTTCAAACCCCCAACCTGTACCTTCTGGGCCTAGTGAGACACAATCCAAAGCCATCTCGTCACTCAAGAGCATTCAGCCCCCGACGCCACCTGCGCCCACCACATTAGACGACGAACTTTCGTCTTCCCGATCCCGTCGACTCATATCAGGCTACCTCTTTGGCAACCCTCCTTCACCCACAGGTGCTTGTCCGGAGATTTCCGGAGTCACTGCGGCTTCTCATACATCAACAGCGGAGGAGAGCCGTGATCCTATGATGAGCCGCAGATTTAGTCCGACTTTGGAGAGAGCTCGTGATGTCGACCGCAGGATGGCAGACGAACTTGATTCTCCGCCTTTGACTGAAGGTAGCCAGATTGACCCGAGAGATGCCCTTGAAATGGACAGTACACCTCCGccaccttcttccgaaTCCCCCAAACCTGCAGACAGCGACCTCGTATCGATGAACGAACCTCTATCTTCAAATATTGGAGCTGGGGCTCTAGAagggagaatgaagaggagaaagtcTGATCGGACGAGAAAGCAGGAGACAGGTTATGATGCGCtggaagggaggaatgaTGGAGAGGCAGATCTTGATTTGAGTGCCCCTCAGGCGGAAGGTGGCGGTAGTGGGGCGTACCTTGCGGGCAAGGCGGAGTACCGATTCCCTCGACACAGACTGAGAACAAAGATGCATG ACGAAAGCAAAATTCCCTTAGTCATCGTCGCTTGTggctccttctcccctcctACTTACCTCCATCTCCGTATGTTTGAGATGGCCAAAGACGAAATTGTCGAGTCTCAGACATACGAAATTATGGCCGGCTACTACTCCCCCGTATCATCATACTATAAGAAATCCGGTCTTGCCCCCGCCCCTCATCGAGTACGCATGTGCGAGCTCGCCGTTGAACATACCTCCACTTGGCTCATGGTTGACCCTTGGGAAGCCGGTCAACCAGAATATCAGCGTACAGCCATCGTACTTGACCATTTCGATGAGATGCTCAACGGTGGTGAACACGGCAAAGGCGGACTTGTGATGCGCAATGGGACGAGGAGACGGTACAAGATTATGCTTCTTGCGGGAGGTGATTTAATTGAGAGTTTTGGTGAACCAGGAGTATGGAGTGAACCGGATTTACACGTGATCCTGGGCAGGTTTGGGTGTTTAATTGTAGAAAGAGCTGGGTCAGATGTTTGGGCGTTCTTGCTTTCTCATGATATACTGTATCATCACAG ACGTAATGTGGTCGTCATAAAGCAACTGATTTACAACGATATTTCGTCTACCAAAGTCCGATTATTCGTCCGCAGGGGTATGAGTATCAA ATACTTATTACCTAACAGTGTAATTCAGTACATACAAGATAACAAGCTTTACCACGGGAGCGATCCCAAGGGGATGATTGGGAAGCATTAG